TACTCTATATGAAGAtgggcagaaactgcttctccaatagaaaccTCCGATCACACTTGTGGGCGACGTTGGCAGCTAAGCCCATGCGCAGAAACACGTCATCGTGTCGAACGGTCGTCTAGCGCTGAACTGTgcatgtgcaggccgtcaaatAAAAGGCACTCCTTTGATATAAAGTAGTATTTGACAAAAATGAAAACGagtcactttcacgaggttggagtaataacatgttcaactactgaagacattggctGGAATCTAGGCTGTGACTTTAGGTTTTGAGACAAGTCACAACTAAGGAAcaatttttcacttctctcattggaGAGAAGCCTGATCTGTTTCgcaagcgttcccggaagtcttgcgatgttgcgcctctgggtttagaaactctgtagTGATAGCATCTATCACTACAGAGTAACTTCAGTTAGAACTGAAGATCACATGAACGAAAATGTGTTCCTGTAGTTCATTATGGTGTCTAGCTATATCACTTCTGaattgtgtgtttctgtgtcagtgtgtgtacaaTAAATATGCTGTATGTTTTATCTTTGTGTGTAGGTATTCAACCGTCTGTGGTACCCCATCGTGCGACAGGGGGCCCTAGTGGTTCTCTCCCATATGCTGCTGAGTTTCCAACACTCTCCTGAGGCCTTCCACTTGGTAAGAAACACACAATACAACTCGTTCTATTGCGCACCGCATGTctttccctccctcattccccctATTTAGCTGAAATACCTTCAGGCTCCATTAAACTCCATTTCCCAGAAGCACTCTCCTCTCAGCAGGGCTCTTCCACTAATGAGGTGTAAAGTGTTTAAAGCACCATGATGGTCCTTTAGTTGACTGGTGGTGGTTTCATCTGCCATGATTGTCAATTCATTTTAAAAGGTTGATTACATTTAAGTCAGtgtgacccccccacccccccatgacAAAAAGGGAGGCTTAATGTAGCATGTCAAGGTTGATGTTTTTACCAGTCACTACATCAGTGTGTTTAGTGCTATTCTGCTGCTATATGCAGTGCCTAGTTTCCTCCACTGCACCTTTCCACCTTGTAACAGATTAGAACAGCTGTGATGTGCATATGACCAAGAACGtcactgactttgctgatgaGGATAAATTGACGTACCACGACTGTGATGTgttggttgtctcacctagctgtcTTAGGATGAATGCGCTAACTGTACGTCTGCTCAGCGACTTTAATGTAAATGTTTGTCTACAATACGTTCAATGTGTGTTCCCCAGGTCGTGCCACACATAGTGGACCTGGTTGAGAGTCTGAAGCGGGACGGCCTGCCCACCAGTAAGGCTTTCCTGCTGCACTTCACAGAGCTCGTTCACTGTATGATGTACCAGTACTCTGGCTTCCCTGACCTCTACGACGACATCCTGGAGGCCATCAAAGTAAGACACCTTGACAACGAGTGATCACATGAGCGTTgcccttttttttaaatgtatcaaacatttactgtcctttatatTATGATCCACCTGACATGGGAGGGGGTGGGTAGGTTTACGTTATTTATGTGACCAACTGTAGTGTTTGTGGCGTCGTGAATAATGTCGTCATTATTGAAGGATAGACCTTTTAAAATTCGGAAAGTGTACAATACTATGCAGCTCATGTATAGTAAACGTGGTGTATGGAGTGTCTGAaagctatctctctcccctctaggaGCTACCTGGGCCCGGTGAGGAGAAGATCAAGCTGGTTCTGAACCAAAGTGCCTGGACGTCCCAGTCCAACTCGTTTGCCTCAGGCCTGCTGAGGCTGCCGGGCAAGTCTGAGACGGGCAAGACTGGCCTCATCAACCTGGGAAACACCTGCTACATGAACAGTATCATACAGACACTCTTCTCAGCCACAGAGTGAGTAGTGGATTTAGTATACACACAACTACACGTTGCATTTTTATATTGAATTGACCACATGGTTAACAAAGCTGTCTATGTACATTCTCACTTGAGTCCTCTCACGATAGAATGATATAATGCTGTAATATTTATGTAGGAAGTTCCTATGAAATGCTCTGCACTAACTCTTCTATGGTCCTGTCCCAGTTTCAGGAGGCATGTCTTCTCGTTACGTCTGAATGATGCCACTGCCAACACACTGATGAAGAAACTGCAGCTCCTCTTCACCTTCCTCTCACACACCCAGGTTTGTCTCCCGCTGCTGTTAGTGGCCATCGGGTTTTTCAATGCAAATGACTATGGATCCATCCCTGACGTTTCGCTTGGTGTGTGTATTCGGTGAGTGGTCAttcagtttgtgtgtgtctctcctgcAGAGGGCAGCGTACGCCCCCAGAGTCTTCTTTGAGGCGTCTCGGCCCCCCTGGTTCAATGCAGGTTCCCAGCAGGACTGTTCTGAGTACCTCCGCTTCCTCCTGGACAGGTAGTACACCATCTAGTAGACTGCTGGAGCACCCTACAACTCCTTCCTCCTGGACAGGTAGTACACCATCTAGTAGACTGCTGGAGCACCCTACAACTCCTTCCTCCTGGACAGGTAGTACACCATCTAGTAGACTGCTGGAGCACCCTACAACTCCTTCCTCCTGGACAGGTAGTACACCATCTAGTAGACTGCTGGAGCACCCTACAACTCCTTCCTCCTGGACAGGTAGTACACCATCTAGTAGACTGCTGGAGCACCCTACAACTCCTTCCTCCTGGACAGGTAGTACACCATCTAGTAGACTGCTGGAGCACCCTACAACTCCTTCCTCCTGGACAGGTAGTACACCATCTAGTAGACTGCTGGAGCACCCTACAACTCCTTCCTCCTGGACAGGTAGTACACCATCTAGTAGACTGCTGGAGCACCCTACAACTCCTTCCTCCTGGACAGGTAGTACACCATCTAGTAGACTGCTGGAGCACCCTACAACTCCTTCCTCCTGGACAGGTAGTACACCATCTAGTAGACTGCTGGAGCACCCTACAACTCCTTCCTCCTGGACAGGTAGTACACCATCTAGTAGACTGCTGGAGCACCCTACAACTCCTTCCTCCTGGACAGGTAGTACACCATCTAGTAGACTGCTGGAGCACCCTACAACTCCTTCCTCCTGGACAGGTAGTACACCATCTAGTAGACTGCTGGAGCACCCTACAACTCCTTCCTCCTGGACAGGTAGTACACCATCTAGTAGACTGCTGGAGCACCCTACAACTCCTTCCTCCTGGACAGGTAGTACACCATCTAGTAGACTGCTGGAGCACCCTACAACTCCTTCCTCCTGGACAGGTAGTACACCATCTAGTAGACTGCTGGAGCACCCTACAACTCCTTCCTCCTGGACAGGTAGTACACCATCTAGTAGACTGCTGGAGCACCCTACAACTCCTTCCTCCTGGACAGGTAGTACACCATCTAGTAGACTGCTGGAGCACCCTACAACTCCTTCCTCCTGGACAGGTAGTACACCATCTAGTAGACTGCTGGAGCACCCTACAACTCCTTCCTCCTGGACAGGTAGTACACCATCTAGTAGACTGCTGGAGCACCCTACAACTCCTTCCTCCTGGACAGGTAGTACACCATCTAGTAGACTGCTGGAGCACCCTACAACTCCTTCCTCCTGGACAGGTAGTACACCATCTAGTAGACTGCTGGAGCACCCTACAACTCCTTCCTCCTGGACAGGTAGTACACCATCTAGTAGACTGCTGGAGCACCCTACAACTCCTTCCTCCTGGACAGGTAGTACACCATCTAGTAGACTGCTGGAGCACCCTACAACTCCTTCCTCCTGGACAGGTAGTACACCATCTAGTAGACTGCTGGAGCACCCTACAACTCCTTCCTCCTGGACAGGTAGTACACCATCTAGTAGACTGCTGGAGCACCCTACAACTCCTTCCTCCTGGACAGGTAGTACACCATCTAGTAGACTGCTGGAGCACCCTACAACTCCTTCCTCCTGGACAGGTAGTACACCATCTAGTAGACTGCTGGAGCACCCTACAACTCCTTCCTCCTGGACAGGTAGTACACCATCTAGTAGACTGCTGGAGCACCCTACAACTCCTTCCTCCTGGACAGGTAGTACACCATCTAGTAGACTGCTGGAGCACCCTACAACTCCTTCCTCCTGGACAGGTAGTACACCATCTAGTAGACTGCTGGAGCACCCTACAACTCCTTCCTCCTGGACAGGTAGTACACCATCTAGTAGACTGCTGGAGCACCCTACAACTCCTTCCTCCTGGACAGGTAGTACACCATCTAGTAGACTGCTGGAGCACCCTACAACTCCTTCCTCCTGGACAGGTAGTACACCATCTAGTAGACTGCTGGAGCACCCTACAACTCCTTCCTCCTGGACAGGTAGTACACCATCTAGTAGACTGCTGGAGCACCCTACAACTCCTTCCTCCTGGACAGGTAGTACACCATCTAGTAGACTGCTGGAGCACCCTACAACTCCTTCCTCCTGGACAGGTAGTACACCATCTAGTAGACTGCTGGAGCACCCTACAACTCCTTCCTCCTGGACAGGTAGTACACCATCTAGTAGACTGCTGGAGCACCCTACAACTCCTTCCTCCTGGACAGGTAGTACACCATCTAGTAGACTGCTGGAGCACCCTACAACTCCTTCCTCCTGGACGGGTAGTACACCATCTAATAGACTGCTGGAGCACCCTACAACTCCTTCCTCCTGGACAGGTAGTACACCATCTAGTAGACTGCTGGAGCACCCTACAACTCCTTCCTCCTGGACAGGTAGTACACCATCTAGTAGACTGCTGGAGCACCCTACAACTCCTTCCTCCTGGACAGGTAGTACACCATCTAGTAGACTGCTGGAGCACCCTACAACTCCTTCCTCCTGGACAGGTAGTACACCATCTAGTAGACTGCTGGAGCACCCTACAACTCCTTCCTCCTGGACAGGTAGTACACCATCTAGTAGACTGCTGGAGCACCCTACAACTCCTTCCTCCTGGACAGGTAGTACACCATCTAGTAGACTGCTGGAGCACCCTACAACTCCTTCCTCCTGGACAGGTAGTACACCATCTAGTAGACTGCTGGAGCACCCTACAACTCCTTCCTCCTGGACAGGTAGTACACCATCTAGTAGACTGCTGGAGCACCCTACAACTCCTTCCTCCTGGACAGGTAGTACACCATCTAGTAGACTGCTGGAGCACCCTACAACTCCTTCCTCCTGGACAGGTAGTACACCATCTAGTAGACTGCTGGAGCACCCTACAACTCCTTCCTCCTGGACAGGTAGGTACACCATCTAGTAGACTGCTGGAGCACCCTACAACTCCTTCCTCCTGGACAGGTAGTACACCATCTAGTAGACTGCTGGAGCACCCTACAACTCCTTCCTCCTGGACAGGTAGTACACCATCTAGTAGACTGCTGGAGCACCCTACAACTCCTAAAACCTGTGACTCCAGGTATAGATGGAAAGAATGTATGTATAAATCTAGTGTTTTGAGAGAAGGATTTTAATAAGTTAAAGAATTCATGTTCACTCGAATGGGTGTTATTGAAAAGGACAGCTCCATTTATTATGCTGTTACATTCATTTGCAAGTTGTATTTTTGGTTGAGCTTTCTCTTGTTTCCTCGTGTTCTGTTGCCAAGGTTACACGAAGAGGAGAAAACCATCCAGGTTCTCATGTCAGCCAAGCCAAATGTTGTCTCCCCTGGCAACGGACCGAGCGACGACACCGGGGGTGAAACCTCTGCGGAGGATGCCGGAGTGTCACCCGTGGCTCCTGTGGAGGGGAAGTCTGAGGGGAATGACGAGAGGACGCTGATTGAGAGGATGTTTGGAGGCAGGCTGAGCACGGGTATCCGCTGTATGACATGCAACAGCGTCTCGGAGAAAGAAGAACCTTTCACTGACCTATCCCTGGCCTTCtgtccctccaccacctccagcCCTCTTCAGACCGAGGGCCCCTCAGAGGAACCCCGGGGCCCCTGCCAGGGGGCTGTCAACGGGGGCAGCGAGACTCCTGAAATAGGCCCTTCTCCCAAACCCGTCACGGCCTCCACCACCGGCGTCCATTTTGTTCCAGGGTCCAGCGAGCCACCGCTGTCTGTTCCTGACCTGGTGGACTACTTCCTGGCGCCAGAGATCCTGGACAAAGAGAACGCCTACTTCTGCCAGAAGTGTGGCTCGCTGCAGCGGGCGGAGCGGGGGATGAGGGTGGTGGCGGCGCCCGAGTACCTCATCCTCACGCTGCTGAGGTTCTCCTACGACGCCAAGTGCCACGTGCGCCGCAAGATTCTGGACAACGTCACCATCCCGCCGCTCATGAGACTGCCCGTGCACGCCCCTCCACCCAAACACTCTTCGTCCTCTTCCTCGCCACCATCCTCTCCACTCCAAGTGGACTCACCCGTGAGCAGCGAAAACCTGGCCAAGAAACTGAAGCCGTcgcagagagatgaggaggagactGGGCTAGAGGGCGACAACGGGATGGCAGGAGGAGAAAGTGAGGTAGGGGTGTGGCCGGCAGCCCAGTTCGTTCCCTACGTCCTCAGCTCTGTAGTGATGCATTCTGGGATGTCGTCGGAGAGCGGCCATTACTACTCATACGGCCGCAACCTCAACGGTGCCGACGGAGCCCAACACCACCTAGCCAATCGCCTCGCCCTGGGGGAGGAGCCTGGGAACGGGCAGACTGAGCCCATCGCACTCACTTGCTCCGGGGCGACTCATCCCAAACAGGATGTGGAGGAGGTGTGCGGAGGCCAGGCGGCCGGCGATTGGCTGCTGTTCAACGACAGCAGGGTGACGTTCACTTCGTTGGGGTCGGTTCAGAACGTCACCAACCGTTTCCCCAAGGACACGGCCTACGTGCTGATCTACCGGAAACAGGACGTTACCGGGGGGCAGAACAGTACTGGGGGAGTGACGGCAAACGGCATGAGACTGGGCTCTGAACCTCCGCTGCAGAAAGAACTGATGGATGCCGTCACCAAGGACAACAAGCTCTTTTTACAGGTGAGAGAAGGGGGTGTGAGGAGTTACAGTATAGTGAATGAGGCATGTTCTGTTTGCTCGTGTTTATCCAAGTGCTCTACTCACTTTCATTTACAGTATGTTCATTTTTGGTTTGAAACCTTAAAAAGGAAATCGTCTCTTTAGTTATCAGTGCAATTTTTTGTTTCATCGAATTAACTCTTAAATTGTTGACGTAAGCAGCCTCTTCCATTGGCTTTACAAGTAGGACAAGCCTCACCTTTGACCCCCACCCTCTTAACCATTAGAGGGCAACAACCCATATTATAATAATctactttcatctctctctccatgaccAGTTTTAGATAACAGGGTAGCAGAAGGGTGAAAATCCGATTCACTCAAACCAATTATCTCTATATAAAAAGCCCTCCAGTCCCACCCTGTGTCGGAGCCTGTCATTTCTGTCACTAAATGCAGGCCAAGGAGGGGTGACGCAGCCATTAGCATAACCGTTTAGTGTGATCCTGACCTAAATGATGCATCAGGCTATGCTAATGTATTGGCCCAGGGAAGTGGAATGTGTTCACTTATGATCACGCTAGCCTCCAATAACCTTCCTCTAATTGCTTGATTAGCATGGGACGCTGAGGTGCATGcgtatttacattttagtcatttagcagacgcttttctCCTGAGCAACTTACAATtaatgcattcatcttaagatagctagtgcggcttggttgggttgtgcttcggaggacgcatgactttcgaccttcgtctctcccgagcccgtacgggagttgtagcgatgagacaagatagtaattactagcgattggataccacgaaaaattggggagaaaaggggataacatttatttaaaaaaaattttttaaaaaaaatatataataataataattatgtcccccccacgtctaaaaccaaagttgcacccctggttatcagcaaagtcagtgatGGTGGGGAAAAtaagttttttttgtttgttgtgggGGTGGCATCGGTATGTCAGACATGTTTCCATATTCTTCAGGGTATTTCTGGTAATGTCAAGTCACGCTTTTCTCTTCTCTTTTGGACTTGTTTTTGGAATTTGTTCTTTCAACTTGTGCCCATGTTCAAAATTTAACAGGACCCTGTTTTCCATGTATCCATTAACAGGATTAAAGTACTTCTGAACCAGCTTTGATCAAAACATGTTGCAAGTATTCAGAAAGGCAACCATACACATGTTACACATTTCCCTTGTGTTTTCAAGATGCAATTAGTCAAGTGAAATTTCATGAGTCGTTAATCTCTCAAAAAAACAAGACTTCAACCACACATTTGCAGTaaccactagaggacagcagaGCTGCATTTTCTTGCTCAGACAGAATACCCAAACTCCTGGGTCATGCTCATTAGGACAGGCAACATTTTAAACCGTTCTGCAATGGAAAATTAAACTCCAGGTAGTCCCTGCCTGTTTCTGTTTTCTTCTATTTGGTCCCTAATGAACGACCCTCTGAACAGTGTTTAATGGTCCCGAACTCCTTTGTCCAATAGGAACAGGAACTGAACGCGCGGACCCGAGCTCTCCAGGCGGCCTCTGCCTCCTGCTCGTTCAGGCCCAACGGACCAGACGACAACGAACCCCCGGGCAGCTGTGGTCCctcggggggaggaggaggaggtggggggttCAACACTGTCAACAGACTGGTCTTCTGATGGAGAAGGGACTgggaagagtgagtgagagacaagTAAATATAGCACTGAAAGACCACTGGACTCATATATGAATGAGAGACATGCACAGAGAAGTCTGGTTGGCTACTCATCCAGTGGATGGTGAAGCACATATGAACGTAAAGAGAGAGCGCTGAAGATCTTGGAGGGAGCACTTGAATACAATGCATAATGTTAACGCCCACATGAACTTAAATCCAACACACAACACTGAACTCAACACTGGACTCAACCTTACAGTGAGGGTCTTACCTCtcatatctgtctctgttgttttATTATCATCCATAACTCCCAACCTTCTGCCTCGGGACAAGCTAGACCTCATAACCTTTTCTGGTTTGCATGCATTTCTCTTTTTCAAGCGGTGGGTTTGATTTTTGATAAGGAGATTCATTGATGCGTACTTGTCAGATAAGACATTTTCATATGCAATAAAATGTACAGATATGGGTGCGAAAGTATATTCAATAAACATGGAATATGATTAACTAATGCCATGAATACTGTATACAAAAAGTATAAGATGCGATTTAATCTTTTAATACAAAATGTGTGTAATTTGCGTCAGAACCATTGCATGCTGAACGTTTGACAACGTTCTTAAGGTGGGGTTATGGTTACTAACATTGACTCTTATAATTAAGTTATTCATTCAGGGATAATATTTTTTTGTTGCAGATTTTGTGCCTTTTTGTTAGATACTATTAATCCAGATTTTACAAGCAGAATTTGACTGGAAAGACACAAACCTCAGCCTTGCTGTACAGTGTTTTAAAGTAGTGTACAATACATGATTTCCCCCAATATTAAAGATGAATTGCTGAAAGGGTCTTGTTTGTGTCTTCCTGCTCTGTGTACCTTACGCTACCCACAAGCCCCCCTGGTGAGTTTTACACCTTCTTCACGTTTCACATTCTTCCACAAGTGTCATTTAGATGCTCTTGTATTATTGGCTTCTCTGAACACACTGCAGTAGCTAGCTATCGGCCGTGTGAATGCATGGCTGTGTTCAGCTTCATGTGTTGTCAGTGCCCAGTCTGCCCACACACAATCAATGCCTCCTACCTTTTGTCTTATTCAACATTAAAATATTGTAGGTTGGGTTGCTACGtgtattgtttttattttcatGGCATTCCTCCGCTGTAGTCATACTGAACATTACATGTACTGGCTATGGTTCTTAGATTTCCAATTGGCCACTTGATGTTTGAGTGAATGTTAAGACTGGTTTTGAGGCACTGTTAATGATTGAATGTCCAGACATTTACCTTTGGGTGGTGTTCCCATTTAATGAAGTCTGTTGCTGTGATACAGATGAACGGCATGCTAAGTTGCAGTAACATTTCCTCGGCCCGTGTGGATGTGATTTCATCAGAGAAcctagaggggttgggttaaatgcggaagacacatttcagttgaatgcattcagttgtgcagctACCTAGGTATCCCCTTCCCTAGATCAAAGACCGAGCAGAGTGGCTTTGAAGCTGTAGCCAAGACCACCTGCTTCAGGTGTGGTGCGTTTGTCACTGCTGTGGCGTCTCAAGGTTTCTCATGCACTGTCCCGGCATTCGGTCAATTACCGGTGCTCTTCTATGCCCATAGGTGAATATGTTTGAGTAAGACTGAAGGAGTGTCCAGGAAGAAGGAAATAAATCTGTCCTCCTTGACAATCTTGTATAATACCacgggttgtgttcattaggcaccaaacggaggAAAACGCCAATTTTTGTTTTATGTTGCAcaacattttgaagtgttttgttacggtgtgccctaatgaacatgacccagtagagagattataggagtaacagaagGGAGAGTTCACGGTGATGTCAGACAGACCTCCCATGGGAAAGCCTCATCATTCAAGTCACCAGCCAGGATAGGTTTCCTTACCCAGTGGAAACTGACCCAAAACCTCTTAGACGGGGCCGACATGTTATAGAACCCTTACCCTCTCCAAAAGGAGATTGAGAAGGATCTTTATGTAATGGGTCTTAAAACAGTAGTGTCAGACTTGCAATAGTGGCACTACATGAATAGGAAATGGGAGAGAATGGTATGCAACGGTTGACCCTATCAGCACACTTGCTGTTGCTAATGGCATAGCCAATATGTGTAATGTAGCAATGCAAGCTTGTGGTTTGCAAATGGGGCATTTCTGTGCTATTCGGTATCCCTGCCATTAGGTTTACCACACACTGTAGTAGTAGCACTGTAATCGCCTCAAAAAGCATTTGGGAAAAATCAATGGCACTCAATTATTAATTGACCGATCCATTTGCGTTTCACTTCTACAGTTTTGTAAGGACACATGAAAAGTTTTTTTGAGCAATGGCATTCACTGTAAGTTATACAACTCAGTGTTGTATGATATCAAGTGTGGCCTTTTATTTGATATCACCAGAGCAGCTTCATCAGCAGGTTCAGATTGcccaaatatactgaacaaaaatataaatgcaacatgtaaagtgttggtcacatgtttcatgagctgaaataaaagatcacagaaatgttccatactcacaaaaagctgatttctctcagattttgtgcacaaatttccttacatcactgttagtgagcatttctcctttgccaagatcatccatccacctgacaggtgtggcatatcaagaagctgattaaacagcatgatcattacacaggtgcaccttgtgctggggacaataaaaagtcactctaaaatgtgcagttttgccacacaacgcaatgccacaaatgtctcaagttttgagggagcgtgcaattggcatgctgacggaAGAAAtctctaccagagctgttgccatataattgaatgttaatttccct
This genomic interval from Salvelinus alpinus chromosome 6, SLU_Salpinus.1, whole genome shotgun sequence contains the following:
- the usp38 gene encoding ubiquitin carboxyl-terminal hydrolase 38; the encoded protein is MDKILEALVSSSHSVPVKKAIVKKVVEAAEKEVTAEQCQALYTLTTRLIFLGEDAFQKRVGFQVLEAYARYHRADFELFFSKDFVLGLLQQGYGPLDRKDPAVVDYIHGCLRLLISCPSVLDIFSIIQTEILRMVCERPEPALCARLATMLSDFVQCIPREKAAILFCQQLVRTIGYFHCPASQEQELREYVDQVTKVSTLLQNIWKAEPVTLLPSLQEVFAIISSTDTSFDPSIALASLVQHIPLQMITVLIKSLTTDQNVKDTSMTQALCRMIDWLSWPLAHHVEMWVIALLKGLAAVQKFTILIDVTLLKIELVFNRLWYPIVRQGALVVLSHMLLSFQHSPEAFHLVVPHIVDLVESLKRDGLPTSKAFLLHFTELVHCMMYQYSGFPDLYDDILEAIKELPGPGEEKIKLVLNQSAWTSQSNSFASGLLRLPGKSETGKTGLINLGNTCYMNSIIQTLFSATDFRRHVFSLRLNDATANTLMKKLQLLFTFLSHTQRAAYAPRVFFEASRPPWFNAGSQQDCSEYLRFLLDRLHEEEKTIQVLMSAKPNVVSPGNGPSDDTGGETSAEDAGVSPVAPVEGKSEGNDERTLIERMFGGRLSTGIRCMTCNSVSEKEEPFTDLSLAFCPSTTSSPLQTEGPSEEPRGPCQGAVNGGSETPEIGPSPKPVTASTTGVHFVPGSSEPPLSVPDLVDYFLAPEILDKENAYFCQKCGSLQRAERGMRVVAAPEYLILTLLRFSYDAKCHVRRKILDNVTIPPLMRLPVHAPPPKHSSSSSSPPSSPLQVDSPVSSENLAKKLKPSQRDEEETGLEGDNGMAGGESEVGVWPAAQFVPYVLSSVVMHSGMSSESGHYYSYGRNLNGADGAQHHLANRLALGEEPGNGQTEPIALTCSGATHPKQDVEEVCGGQAAGDWLLFNDSRVTFTSLGSVQNVTNRFPKDTAYVLIYRKQDVTGGQNSTGGVTANGMRLGSEPPLQKELMDAVTKDNKLFLQEQELNARTRALQAASASCSFRPNGPDDNEPPGSCGPSGGGGGGGGFNTVNRLVF